The following proteins are co-located in the Helicobacter pylori genome:
- a CDS encoding adenine-specific DNA glycosylase, translating to METLHNALLKWYEEFGRKDLPFRNLKGINAPYEVYISEVMSQQTQISTVVERFYSPFLEAFPTLKDLANAPLEEVLLLWRGLGYYSRAKNLKKSAEICVKEHHSQLPNDYQSLLKLPGIGVYTANAILCFGFREKTACVDANIKRVLLRLFGLDPNIHAKDLQIKANDFLNLNESFNHNQALIDLGALICSPKPKCAICPFNPYCLGKNHLEKHTLKKKQEIIQEERYLGVVIQNNQIALEKIEQKLYLGMHHFPNLKENLECKLPFLGVIKHSHTKFKLNLNLYSAAIKDLKNPVRFYSLKDLETLPISSMTLKILNFLKQKNLFGG from the coding sequence CTGGAAACTTTACACAACGCCCTTTTAAAATGGTATGAAGAATTTGGGCGGAAGGATTTACCTTTTAGGAATTTAAAGGGCATTAACGCCCCTTATGAAGTCTATATCAGTGAAGTGATGAGCCAACAAACCCAAATCAGCACGGTGGTTGAGCGTTTTTATTCCCCTTTTTTAGAAGCTTTCCCCACTTTAAAAGACTTAGCGAACGCTCCATTAGAAGAGGTTTTATTGCTCTGGCGAGGGCTTGGCTATTATTCAAGGGCTAAAAATTTAAAAAAAAGTGCTGAAATTTGCGTGAAAGAACACCACTCGCAACTACCCAATGACTATCAAAGCCTGTTAAAACTCCCTGGGATTGGCGTATACACGGCTAATGCGATTTTATGTTTTGGCTTTAGAGAAAAAACCGCATGCGTGGACGCTAATATCAAGCGCGTACTTTTAAGGCTTTTTGGTTTGGATCCTAATATCCACGCTAAAGACTTACAAATTAAGGCGAATGACTTTCTCAATCTTAATGAGAGTTTTAATCATAACCAAGCCCTAATTGATCTAGGGGCTTTAATCTGCTCCCCTAAACCCAAATGCGCGATTTGCCCTTTCAATCCTTATTGTTTAGGTAAAAACCACCTAGAAAAACACACGCTTAAGAAAAAACAAGAAATCATTCAAGAAGAGCGTTATTTAGGCGTTGTGATCCAAAATAACCAAATCGCTTTAGAAAAAATAGAGCAAAAACTCTATTTGGGGATGCACCATTTTCCTAATCTAAAAGAAAATTTAGAATGCAAACTCCCCTTTTTAGGCGTTATCAAACACAGCCACACTAAATTCAAGCTCAATTTAAACCTCTATTCAGCTGCAATAAAAGATTTAAAAAACCCCGTTCGTTTTTATAGCCTTAAAGACTTAGAAACCTTACCCATAAGCTCTATGACGCTTAAAATTTTGAATTTTTTAAAACAAAAAAATTTATTTGGGGGTTAA
- a CDS encoding cytochrome c oxidase, cbb3-type, CcoQ subunit has protein sequence MDLESLRGFAYAFFTILFTLFLYAYIFSMYRKQKKGIVDYERYGYLALNDALEDELIEPHHKNAHDNGIKES, from the coding sequence ATGGATTTAGAAAGTTTGAGAGGTTTTGCGTATGCGTTTTTTACCATTCTTTTTACGCTCTTTTTATACGCTTATATTTTTAGCATGTATAGAAAGCAAAAAAAGGGCATCGTGGATTATGAGCGATACGGATACTTAGCGTTAAATGATGCTTTAGAAGATGAGTTGATTGAACCACACCATAAAAACGCTCATGATAATGGCATAAAGGAAAGTTGA
- a CDS encoding L-lactate permease, with protein sequence MLEFHQIYDPLGNIWLSALVALLPILLFFLSLMVFKLKGYAAAFLSVALSAIIAVLVYKMPVSMVGSSFLYGFLYGLWPIAWIIIAAIFLYKLSVKSGYFEILKESVQSITLDHRILVILIGFCFGSFLEGAIGFGGPIAITAAILVGLGLSPLYSAGLCLIANTAPVAFGAVGIPISAMASAVGVPAILISAMTGKILFFVSLFVPFFIVFLMDGFKGIKETFPAVFIAAFSFAGTQFLSSNYLGPELPGIISALVSLVATALFLKFWQPKAIFRSDGKAASFTKSNHHICKIYVAWSPFVILVLVIVLWIQPFFKALFEKDGLLAFSNFYFEFNNISNHIFKSPPFVEANQSVSFPVVFKFSLINTVGTSIFLAALISMLVLRVRVSDAVSVFGETLKEMRYPILTIGLVLSFAYVSNYSGISSTLALALTHTGLAFTFFSPLIGWVGVFLTGSDTSSNLLFGSLQQLTAQRLHLPEILTLTANTVGGTLGKMISPQSIAIACAAVGLAGKESDLFKFTVKYSLIFVAIMGVVISAIAYLIPEVVPAIK encoded by the coding sequence GTGCTAGAATTTCATCAGATTTATGACCCTTTGGGTAATATTTGGTTGAGCGCTCTTGTGGCCTTATTACCGATTTTATTGTTTTTCTTATCTTTAATGGTTTTTAAACTCAAAGGTTATGCGGCGGCCTTTTTGAGCGTGGCTTTATCAGCCATTATTGCGGTTTTGGTGTATAAAATGCCTGTTAGCATGGTGGGTTCAAGCTTTCTTTATGGCTTTCTCTATGGCTTATGGCCGATCGCTTGGATCATTATTGCGGCGATTTTTTTATACAAACTCAGCGTTAAATCCGGCTATTTTGAAATTTTAAAAGAAAGCGTTCAGTCCATCACTTTAGATCACCGGATTTTAGTGATTTTGATTGGCTTTTGTTTTGGCTCGTTTTTAGAAGGAGCGATCGGTTTTGGAGGGCCTATTGCCATTACAGCAGCGATTTTAGTGGGTTTAGGGTTAAGCCCCTTATATTCTGCCGGATTGTGCCTAATCGCTAACACCGCTCCTGTAGCCTTCGGCGCGGTGGGTATCCCTATAAGTGCCATGGCGAGCGCGGTAGGGGTGCCAGCGATTTTGATTTCAGCCATGACGGGTAAAATCCTCTTTTTTGTGAGCTTGTTCGTGCCGTTTTTCATTGTGTTTTTAATGGATGGCTTTAAGGGGATTAAAGAAACTTTTCCGGCCGTTTTTATCGCGGCTTTTTCTTTCGCTGGCACGCAATTTTTAAGCTCTAATTATTTAGGGCCAGAATTGCCCGGCATTATTTCAGCCCTTGTTTCACTCGTTGCAACAGCGCTCTTTTTGAAATTTTGGCAGCCTAAAGCGATTTTTAGAAGCGATGGCAAAGCGGCTTCATTCACTAAGAGTAACCATCATATCTGTAAGATCTATGTCGCTTGGTCTCCCTTTGTGATTCTGGTTTTAGTGATTGTTTTATGGATACAGCCTTTTTTTAAGGCTTTATTTGAAAAAGATGGCTTGTTAGCTTTTTCTAATTTTTATTTTGAATTCAATAACATCAGTAACCACATCTTTAAAAGCCCGCCTTTTGTAGAAGCTAATCAAAGCGTGAGTTTTCCGGTGGTGTTTAAATTTTCTTTAATCAACACAGTTGGCACTTCCATTTTTTTAGCCGCTCTCATTAGCATGCTCGTTTTAAGGGTGCGAGTGAGCGATGCAGTGAGCGTTTTTGGCGAGACTTTAAAAGAAATGCGCTACCCCATTCTCACTATTGGTTTAGTTTTAAGCTTTGCCTATGTGTCTAATTACAGCGGGATTTCTTCCACTCTAGCCTTAGCGCTCACCCATACGGGATTAGCTTTTACTTTTTTCTCGCCCTTGATCGGGTGGGTGGGCGTGTTTTTAACCGGGAGCGATACGAGTTCTAATCTTTTATTTGGCTCTTTACAGCAACTCACCGCCCAACGATTGCACCTCCCTGAGATTTTAACCCTAACGGCTAATACCGTGGGTGGCACTTTAGGCAAGATGATAAGCCCTCAAAGCATCGCTATCGCTTGTGCGGCAGTGGGATTAGCCGGGAAAGAGAGCGATTTATTCAAATTCACGGTCAAATACTCCCTTATTTTTGTAGCGATCATGGGAGTCGTGATCAGCGCGATTGCGTATTTGATCCCTGAAGTGGTGCCTGCGATAAAGTAG
- the ccoO gene encoding cytochrome-c oxidase, cbb3-type subunit II: protein MFSFLEKNPFFFTLAFIFVFAIAGLVEILPNFFKSARPIEGLRPYTVLETAGRQIYIQEGCYHCHSQLIRPFQAEVDRYGAYSLSGEYAYDRPFLWGSKRIGPDLHRVGDYRTTDWHEKHMFDPKSVVPHSIMPAYKHLFIKKSDFDTAYAEALTQKKVFGVPYDTENGVKLGSVEEAKKAYLEEAKKITADMKDKRVLDAIQRGEVLEIVALIAYLNSLGNSRINANQNAK from the coding sequence ATGTTTAGTTTTTTAGAGAAAAATCCGTTTTTTTTCACTCTTGCGTTTATTTTTGTGTTTGCGATCGCAGGCTTGGTGGAGATTTTGCCCAACTTCTTTAAATCCGCTCGCCCCATTGAAGGCTTACGGCCTTATACGGTTTTAGAGACAGCGGGGAGGCAAATTTATATTCAAGAAGGTTGTTATCATTGCCATTCCCAACTCATCCGCCCTTTCCAAGCTGAGGTGGATCGGTATGGTGCGTATAGTTTGAGCGGGGAATACGCGTATGACAGGCCATTTTTATGGGGATCTAAAAGGATTGGCCCTGATTTGCATAGGGTGGGGGATTATCGCACAACCGATTGGCATGAAAAGCACATGTTTGATCCCAAAAGCGTTGTGCCGCACAGCATCATGCCCGCCTATAAGCATTTATTCATAAAAAAGAGCGATTTTGACACCGCTTATGCAGAAGCTTTGACGCAAAAAAAGGTTTTTGGCGTGCCTTATGACACAGAAAACGGCGTGAAATTAGGGAGCGTGGAAGAAGCGAAAAAAGCCTATTTAGAAGAAGCTAAAAAAATCACAGCCGATATGAAAGACAAGAGGGTGCTAGACGCCATTCAAAGAGGTGAAGTGTTAGAAATTGTGGCTTTGATCGCTTATTTGAATAGCTTGGGTAATTCTAGGATCAACGCCAATCAAAATGCTAAATAA
- the recA gene encoding recombinase RecA — protein MAIDEDKQKAISLAIKQIDKVFGKGALVRLGDKQVEKIDAISTGSLGLDLALGIGGVPKGRIIEIYGPESSGKTTLSLHIIAECQKNGGVCAFIDAEHALDVYYAKRLGVDTQNLLVSQPSTGEEALEILETITRSGGIDLVVVDSVAALTPKAEIDGDMGDQHVGLQARLMSHALRKITGVLHKMNTTLIFINQIRMKIGMTGYGSPETTTGGNALKFYASVRIDIRRIAALKQNEQHIGNRAKAKVVKNKVAPPFREAEFDIMFGEGISKEGEIIDYGVKLDIVDKSGAWLSYQDKKLGQGRENAKALLKEDKALANEITLKIKESIGSNEEIMPLPDEPLEEME, from the coding sequence ATGGCAATAGATGAAGACAAACAAAAAGCGATTTCTTTAGCGATCAAACAAATTGATAAAGTTTTTGGTAAGGGGGCGTTGGTGCGCCTTGGGGATAAGCAAGTAGAAAAGATTGACGCTATTTCTACAGGCTCGTTAGGATTGGATCTGGCTTTAGGGATTGGGGGCGTTCCAAAGGGCAGGATCATTGAAATTTATGGGCCAGAGTCAAGCGGGAAGACCACTTTAAGCTTGCATATTATTGCAGAATGCCAAAAAAATGGTGGCGTGTGCGCGTTCATTGACGCTGAGCATGCCCTAGATGTGTATTATGCCAAGAGGCTGGGCGTGGATACGCAAAATCTACTCGTTTCCCAACCAAGCACAGGCGAAGAAGCCTTAGAGATTTTAGAAACGATCACCAGAAGCGGAGGGATTGATTTAGTGGTGGTGGATTCGGTGGCGGCTCTTACGCCTAAAGCGGAGATTGATGGGGATATGGGCGATCAGCATGTGGGCTTGCAAGCAAGGCTTATGAGCCATGCGTTAAGAAAAATCACCGGTGTTTTGCACAAGATGAACACTACTCTCATTTTTATCAATCAAATCAGGATGAAGATTGGCATGACGGGTTATGGGAGTCCAGAGACCACAACCGGGGGTAATGCCTTAAAATTCTATGCGAGCGTTAGGATTGATATTAGAAGAATCGCCGCTTTAAAACAAAACGAACAGCATATCGGCAATAGGGCTAAAGCCAAAGTGGTTAAAAATAAAGTCGCTCCGCCCTTTAGAGAAGCGGAATTTGACATCATGTTTGGGGAAGGGATTTCTAAAGAGGGCGAAATCATTGACTATGGCGTGAAATTAGACATTGTGGATAAGAGCGGGGCATGGCTTAGCTACCAGGATAAAAAGCTAGGGCAAGGCCGAGAAAACGCTAAAGCCTTATTGAAAGAAGATAAAGCCCTAGCGAATGAAATCACTCTTAAGATTAAAGAGAGTATTGGCTCTAATGAAGAGATCATGCCCTTACCCGATGAACCTTTAGAAGAAATGGAATAA
- a CDS encoding DASS family sodium-coupled anion symporter, with protein sequence MIKQILTILAPFFIATLLYFLGAPDGLNPNAWLYFCIFMGMIIGLILEPVPAGLIALSALVLCVALRIGASGEVASTNKAISWGLSGYANKTVWLVFVAFILGLGYEKSLLGKRIALLLIRFLGQTPLGLGYAISLSELCLAPFIPSNSARSGGILYPIVSSIPPLMGSTPNNNPDKIGAYLMWVALASTCITSSMFLTALAPNPLAMEIAAKMGVNEISWFSWFLAFLPCGVLLILLVPLLAYKTCKPTLKGSKEVSLWAKKELESMGRFSLKEILMLSLTLLALLGWIFGKSLGLHASATALIVMVLMAFCKIVSYEDIIKNKSAFNIFLLLGSLLTMAGGLKNVGFLNFIGNAAKNFLEHANLNPLIAVLFIIAFFYLSHYFFASITAHVSALFALFVGIGSHIQGVNLQELSLFLMLSLGIMGILTPYGTGPSTIYYGSGYISSKDFWKWGFIFGVVYLIVFLSVCVPWVKLIAYRWL encoded by the coding sequence ATGATTAAACAAATTCTCACCATTCTTGCCCCTTTTTTTATCGCAACGCTGTTGTATTTTTTAGGCGCACCGGACGGGCTAAACCCTAACGCATGGCTTTATTTTTGTATTTTCATGGGCATGATTATAGGGTTGATTTTAGAGCCGGTGCCAGCAGGTTTGATAGCATTAAGCGCGTTAGTGTTGTGCGTGGCGTTAAGAATTGGAGCGAGCGGTGAGGTAGCGAGCACTAATAAGGCCATTTCATGGGGTTTGAGCGGGTATGCGAACAAAACGGTGTGGCTTGTGTTTGTCGCTTTTATTTTGGGTTTAGGGTATGAAAAAAGCTTGTTAGGGAAACGGATCGCTCTTTTACTGATTAGGTTTTTAGGGCAAACCCCTTTAGGTTTAGGCTATGCGATCAGTTTGAGCGAATTGTGTCTAGCCCCCTTTATCCCTAGCAATTCCGCTAGAAGTGGGGGTATACTCTATCCCATCGTTTCTTCTATCCCGCCCTTAATGGGTTCTACTCCCAATAATAACCCTGACAAAATCGGTGCGTATTTGATGTGGGTCGCTTTGGCTTCAACTTGCATCACTTCGTCCATGTTTTTAACCGCGCTCGCTCCTAACCCCCTAGCAATGGAAATCGCTGCCAAAATGGGCGTGAATGAAATCTCATGGTTTTCGTGGTTTTTAGCGTTCTTGCCTTGTGGGGTGCTTTTGATCTTGCTTGTGCCTTTATTGGCGTATAAAACCTGCAAACCCACCTTAAAAGGCTCAAAAGAAGTGAGTTTGTGGGCTAAAAAAGAATTAGAAAGCATGGGGAGGTTTTCTTTAAAAGAAATTTTAATGCTCAGCCTCACTTTATTGGCTTTATTAGGTTGGATTTTTGGCAAATCTTTAGGCTTGCATGCGAGCGCGACGGCTTTGATTGTCATGGTTTTAATGGCGTTTTGTAAGATTGTAAGCTATGAAGACATCATCAAAAACAAGAGTGCGTTCAACATTTTTTTATTGCTTGGATCGCTGCTCACGATGGCTGGTGGGCTTAAAAATGTAGGGTTTTTAAATTTTATTGGCAATGCGGCTAAAAATTTTTTAGAGCATGCCAACTTGAATCCGTTAATAGCAGTCTTGTTTATTATAGCCTTCTTTTATCTGTCGCATTATTTTTTTGCTAGTATCACCGCTCATGTGAGCGCGTTATTTGCGCTTTTTGTAGGGATTGGTTCACACATTCAAGGGGTCAATTTGCAAGAATTGAGCTTGTTTTTAATGCTTTCTTTAGGGATTATGGGGATTTTAACCCCCTATGGCACAGGCCCATCCACCATTTATTACGGGAGTGGGTATATTTCAAGCAAGGATTTTTGGAAATGGGGGTTTATTTTTGGCGTGGTGTATTTGATCGTGTTTTTAAGCGTGTGCGTGCCTTGGGTCAAACTCATCGCTTATAGGTGGTTGTAG
- the ccoN gene encoding cytochrome-c oxidase, cbb3-type subunit I translates to MQENVPLSYDYSISKLFLYAMVGFGIIGMLIGIVLAFELSFPNLNYIAGEYGVFGRLRPLHTNAVIYGFTLGGIWASWYYIGQRVLKITYYQHPFLKIVGLLHFWLWILLLILGVISLFAGLTQSKEYAELMWPLDIIVVVAWVLWGVNMFGSMSVRRENTIYVSLWYYIATYVGIAVMYIFNNLSIPTYFVADMGSVWHSISMYSGSNDALIQWWWGHNAVAFVFTSGVIGTIYYFLPKESGQPIFSYKLTLFSFWSLMFVYIWAGGHHLIYSTVPDWVQTLSSVFSVVLILPSWGTAINMLLTMRGQWHQLKESPLIKFLVLASTFYMLSTLEGSIQAIKSVNALAHFTDWIIGHVHDGVLGWVGFTLIASMYHMTPRLFKREIYSGRLVDFQFWIMTLGIVLYFSSMWIAGITQGMMWRDVDQYGNLTYQFIDTVKVLIPYYNIRGVGGLMYFIGFIIFAYNIFMTITAGKKLEREPNYATPMSR, encoded by the coding sequence ATGCAAGAAAATGTGCCTTTGAGTTATGATTATTCTATTAGCAAATTGTTTCTTTATGCGATGGTTGGCTTTGGGATAATAGGCATGTTAATAGGGATCGTGTTAGCTTTTGAATTGTCTTTCCCTAACTTGAATTACATTGCAGGGGAGTATGGCGTTTTTGGCCGCTTGCGCCCCTTACACACGAATGCGGTGATCTATGGTTTCACTCTTGGAGGGATTTGGGCGAGTTGGTATTATATCGGTCAGAGGGTGCTTAAAATCACTTATTACCAACACCCCTTTTTGAAAATTGTAGGGTTATTGCATTTTTGGCTTTGGATTCTTCTTTTAATTCTAGGGGTCATTAGCTTGTTTGCTGGTCTTACTCAATCTAAAGAATACGCTGAATTGATGTGGCCCTTAGATATTATCGTGGTTGTGGCATGGGTGCTATGGGGGGTTAATATGTTTGGGAGCATGAGCGTTAGGAGGGAAAATACCATTTATGTGTCTTTATGGTATTACATCGCTACTTATGTGGGTATAGCGGTGATGTATATCTTCAATAACCTTTCTATCCCCACCTATTTTGTCGCTGATATGGGGAGTGTTTGGCATTCTATTTCTATGTATTCAGGCAGTAATGATGCGCTCATTCAATGGTGGTGGGGGCATAATGCGGTCGCTTTTGTCTTTACGAGTGGGGTGATTGGCACGATTTATTATTTCTTGCCTAAAGAGAGCGGTCAGCCTATCTTTTCTTACAAACTCACTTTGTTTTCCTTTTGGAGCTTGATGTTTGTTTATATTTGGGCGGGCGGGCACCATTTGATTTATTCCACCGTGCCTGATTGGGTGCAAACCCTTTCTAGCGTGTTTTCAGTGGTGTTGATCTTGCCTTCGTGGGGGACAGCTATTAACATGCTTTTAACGATGCGAGGGCAATGGCACCAGCTCAAAGAAAGCCCTTTGATTAAATTCTTAGTTTTAGCTTCAACTTTCTACATGCTTTCCACTTTAGAAGGCTCTATTCAAGCCATTAAGAGCGTGAACGCCTTAGCGCATTTTACCGATTGGATCATTGGGCATGTGCATGATGGCGTGCTTGGGTGGGTAGGCTTCACTTTGATTGCGAGCATGTATCACATGACCCCTAGGCTTTTCAAAAGAGAGATTTATTCAGGCAGGCTTGTGGATTTCCAATTTTGGATCATGACTTTAGGGATTGTGCTTTACTTTTCGTCCATGTGGATTGCAGGGATCACGCAAGGGATGATGTGGAGGGATGTGGATCAGTACGGGAATCTCACTTACCAATTCATTGACACGGTTAAGGTGCTAATCCCTTACTACAATATTAGAGGCGTTGGGGGTCTTATGTACTTTATTGGATTTATTATTTTTGCCTACAATATTTTTATGACAATCACGGCAGGCAAAAAATTAGAGCGTGAGCCCAACTACGCCACGCCTATGTCTAGATAG
- a CDS encoding DUF4006 family protein has protein sequence MKFLNGLAGNLLIVVILLGVVVFFALKAIHIQKEQATNYYRYKDINALETKSTQNRANYELVNQGSKK, from the coding sequence ATGAAATTTTTAAACGGATTAGCAGGGAATTTACTGATTGTGGTTATTTTATTGGGTGTGGTCGTTTTTTTTGCACTCAAAGCGATCCATATCCAAAAAGAGCAAGCCACCAATTATTACCGCTATAAGGATATTAACGCTTTAGAGACAAAAAGCACCCAAAACCGGGCTAATTATGAATTAGTCAATCAAGGGAGTAAAAAATGA
- the ccoP gene encoding cytochrome-c oxidase, cbb3-type subunit III, with amino-acid sequence MDFLNDHINVFGLIAALVILVLTIYESSSLIKEMRDSKSQGELMENGHLFDGIGEFANNVPVGWIASFMCTIVWAFWYFFFGYPLNSFSQIGQYNEEVKVHNQKFEAKWKHLGQKELVDMGQGIFLVHCSQCHGITAEGLHGSAQNLVRWGKEEGIMDTIKHGSKGMDYLAGEMPAMELDEKDAKAIASYVMAEISSVKKTKNPQLIDKGKELFESMGCTGCHGNDGKGLQENQVFAADLTTYGTENFLRNILTHGKKGNIGHMPSFNYKNFSDLQVKALAEFIQSLKPLED; translated from the coding sequence ATGGATTTTTTAAACGACCATATAAATGTTTTTGGCTTGATTGCAGCACTTGTGATTTTAGTTTTAACCATCTATGAATCCAGTTCGCTCATTAAAGAAATGCGCGACAGCAAATCTCAAGGTGAGCTCATGGAAAATGGGCATTTGTTTGATGGGATAGGGGAGTTTGCCAATAATGTGCCAGTAGGTTGGATCGCAAGCTTTATGTGCACGATTGTGTGGGCTTTTTGGTATTTTTTCTTTGGGTATCCGCTGAATAGCTTTTCTCAAATTGGGCAATACAATGAAGAGGTTAAAGTGCACAACCAAAAATTTGAAGCCAAATGGAAGCATTTGGGTCAAAAGGAATTGGTGGATATGGGTCAAGGCATCTTTTTAGTCCATTGTTCGCAATGCCATGGCATCACCGCTGAAGGCTTGCATGGGAGCGCTCAAAATCTGGTGCGTTGGGGTAAAGAAGAGGGCATTATGGACACCATTAAGCATGGCTCTAAGGGCATGGATTATCTCGCTGGGGAAATGCCTGCTATGGAATTGGATGAAAAAGACGCTAAAGCGATTGCAAGCTATGTGATGGCAGAAATTTCTAGCGTTAAAAAGACCAAAAACCCTCAACTCATTGATAAAGGCAAGGAGCTGTTTGAAAGCATGGGTTGCACAGGCTGTCATGGCAATGATGGTAAGGGCTTGCAAGAAAACCAAGTGTTTGCAGCCGATTTGACCACTTACGGCACAGAGAATTTTTTGAGAAATATCTTAACGCATGGCAAAAAGGGCAATATAGGGCATATGCCATCGTTCAATTATAAAAACTTTAGCGATTTGCAAGTTAAAGCGTTAGCCGAATTTATCCAATCGCTAAAACCCTTAGAAGATTAA
- a CDS encoding menaquinone biosynthesis family protein — protein sequence MISVAHSPDADDIFMYYAIKFGWIDCPIKNKTFHNIALDIETLNQEALKNTYDVSAISFALFPKIANDYALLPTATSFGNGYGPKLVKKKGVKLKKDFRVALSGEHTTNALLFKIYYKHARITCMNFLDIEKAVLEEKVHAGVLIHENILDFHNELEVEKELWDVWQELIKVDDLPLPLGGMAIRRSIPLYRAILIKKALIKAVEVALKHQNLLSSMLLERSLIRVNMERLQTYLSLYANETSTRLSEIQILAIDKLFELGYQHGFYASLLKTKDCLLTDEYLQYRFS from the coding sequence TTGATTAGTGTCGCTCATAGCCCTGATGCTGATGATATTTTCATGTATTATGCGATTAAGTTTGGCTGGATAGATTGCCCCATTAAAAATAAAACATTCCACAATATCGCCCTTGATATTGAAACCCTAAACCAAGAAGCCCTAAAAAACACTTATGATGTGAGTGCAATCAGCTTTGCGCTATTCCCTAAAATTGCGAACGATTACGCTTTGCTCCCTACAGCGACGAGCTTTGGGAATGGCTATGGGCCTAAATTAGTGAAAAAAAAGGGCGTGAAATTGAAAAAAGATTTTAGAGTCGCATTAAGCGGGGAGCACACCACCAACGCTCTTTTGTTTAAGATTTATTACAAACATGCACGCATCACTTGCATGAATTTTTTAGACATTGAAAAAGCGGTTTTGGAAGAAAAAGTGCATGCAGGCGTGCTCATCCATGAAAATATCTTGGATTTCCATAATGAATTAGAAGTGGAAAAAGAATTGTGGGATGTTTGGCAAGAACTCATTAAGGTTGATGATTTACCCTTACCTTTAGGGGGCATGGCGATTAGGCGCTCTATCCCCTTGTATCGCGCGATTTTGATTAAAAAGGCTTTGATTAAAGCGGTTGAAGTCGCACTAAAACACCAAAATTTGCTCTCTAGCATGCTCTTAGAGCGCTCGCTCATTCGTGTCAATATGGAGCGCTTACAAACTTATTTAAGCTTGTATGCAAATGAAACTTCAACGCGCTTAAGCGAGATTCAAATCCTCGCCATAGACAAGCTTTTTGAATTAGGCTATCAGCATGGGTTTTATGCCAGTTTATTAAAGACTAAAGATTGCTTGCTCACTGATGAATATTTGCAATACCGCTTTTCTTAA